Sequence from the Clostridium butyricum genome:
CAGATATGGGAATTCCAATATTTGAATAAATTAAATCAAAGTAAAGAATATCATTTTAAGAAATCACAATCACATAAAAGTATTTGAAGCCATAGTATATATAGAGATACAAATTAGAAAGGATGCTTTTATGAGTGGAGACAAATACACTGTAGATAAAAGTCAAAAAGGTGATTTAAGAGTTAATTTATCAGCAGGAGATAATAAAATAAAATATTATGAATGTGGCAATGATAGCTATGTGTTTGAAATTTTAGATGATCAAGTATGTCATGAAGAAGATAAATGTGAATGCTGCAATATTGAACCAAAAGAGAAGGAAATAAAGCATGAAGAGAAAAAAGAGACTTTTAATAATGGAAGAATAGTGGTAAAGTCAATAATTGATTGTGGTAAACAGGAAGTTTTAAAAGGTGTAAAAATCAATTTATATAAAATAAATGGCTTATCACCAATTCTAATTGAATCAAAAGTTACTGATGATGATGGGGAAGTTGTGTTCTCAAATATTGAAGAAGGTTCATATAGAATAATAGAACTTATTAATAAAGAATTTTTTGAGAAACCAAAGTATATTAACTGGAATGAAATAACAATTGATTGTAATAACAAGAAAGAAAAAATATTAATAGTGAATAAGCTAAAAAAACATAAAAGTACAAGTAAACATAATTAGCTTATAAAATCTACATTAGATATTTTAATATATTTAATGTAGATTTTTTATGCTGTATTAAGTTATAATCTATATGTTGTAATTGCAAAGCAATGTTGAAAGAATTATGTGATTTCTAGATTATAATTGTAAAGTTTAGAGTACAACATATATCTATTAATGGAATAAAATATTATATAATAAATCATAAAGTAGAGGAGAAAAAAGATGGAATATACATTAAAGATAAAAAAGATAAATGAAAAGGCAGTAATTCCTAATTACGCTCATGAAGGAGATGCTGGTCTTGATTTATATGCAGTTGAAAAATTAGTGTTAAATCCAGGTGAAAGAGGTCTTGTTCACACAGGAATACAAATAGAACTTCCTAAAAATACAGAAGCTCAAATAAGACCTAGAAGTGGATTAGCATTAAAAAATGGAATAACTACATTGAATAGTCCTGGAACTATTGATGAAGGATATAGAGGTGAAATTGGAGTTATACTTATAAATCATGGACAAGAAACTTTTGTTGTTGAAGAAGGTATGAAAATAGCTCAAATGATTGTAAAACCTGTTTATAGGGTTAATATTGTGGAAGCAGAAGAGTTAACTGACTCAGAAAGAAAAGCTA
This genomic interval carries:
- the dut gene encoding dUTP diphosphatase gives rise to the protein MEYTLKIKKINEKAVIPNYAHEGDAGLDLYAVEKLVLNPGERGLVHTGIQIELPKNTEAQIRPRSGLALKNGITTLNSPGTIDEGYRGEIGVILINHGQETFVVEEGMKIAQMIVKPVYRVNIVEAEELTDSERKANGFGSSGTK
- a CDS encoding prealbumin-like fold domain-containing protein, translated to MSGDKYTVDKSQKGDLRVNLSAGDNKIKYYECGNDSYVFEILDDQVCHEEDKCECCNIEPKEKEIKHEEKKETFNNGRIVVKSIIDCGKQEVLKGVKINLYKINGLSPILIESKVTDDDGEVVFSNIEEGSYRIIELINKEFFEKPKYINWNEITIDCNNKKEKILIVNKLKKHKSTSKHN